A genomic stretch from Bradyrhizobium sp. 195 includes:
- a CDS encoding TetR/AcrR family transcriptional regulator produces the protein MKPSKVVRKRVKSLPPGGNSPDGTGLRQRKQQETRARLTRAAMTLFLERGFEATTIDDIAAAADVSRRSFFHYFASKEDVVAAWQEGAASALVAEIVARPADEPMLTAAENAIAAAVKRIDPAEAAAMSRLKRDNPALRARDQLKYEKLERALADGLARRARTKSDQLKARLVAMIATGAMRVGGESWIGEGVREKPEIFVKRTFDAIRAILK, from the coding sequence TTGAAGCCTTCGAAGGTCGTCCGGAAACGCGTCAAGTCATTGCCCCCAGGCGGAAATTCCCCTGATGGCACCGGACTGCGCCAGCGCAAGCAGCAGGAGACCCGCGCGCGGCTGACCCGGGCGGCGATGACGCTGTTCCTGGAGCGCGGCTTCGAAGCCACGACCATCGACGACATCGCAGCAGCGGCGGACGTGTCGCGCCGGAGTTTCTTCCATTATTTCGCGTCCAAGGAGGACGTGGTCGCCGCTTGGCAGGAAGGCGCGGCAAGCGCCTTGGTCGCCGAGATCGTTGCCCGGCCTGCGGATGAACCCATGCTGACGGCCGCGGAAAATGCGATCGCAGCGGCGGTCAAGCGGATCGATCCCGCGGAAGCCGCGGCGATGTCGCGGCTCAAGCGCGACAATCCCGCGCTTCGGGCCCGCGATCAGCTCAAATACGAGAAGCTCGAACGCGCGCTGGCCGACGGCCTCGCCCGGCGCGCCAGAACCAAATCGGACCAGCTGAAGGCGCGCCTCGTCGCCATGATCGCCACCGGCGCAATGCGCGTCGGCGGCGAGAGCTGGATCGGCGAAGGTGTACGGGAGAAGCCGGAGATTTTCGTCAAGCGCACCTTCGATGCGATCAGGGCGATCTTGAAGTGA
- a CDS encoding SDR family oxidoreductase — MTDWTTADIPSLAGQTAVVTGATGGLGYETAMALAGAGAIVILTGRSDAKGLRAIEGICERFPNALIAYEHLDLASLASVADFAKRFAAGNEQLDFLVNNAGVMALPKRQQTEDGFEMQLGTNYLGHYALTAHLLPQLRPAKAPRVVNLSSLAHRSGAINFDDLQGKHAYRAWRAYCQSKLAMLMFSLELQRRSDAAGWGLMSLAAHPGFARTDLVANGLGANSLQWRVGRLLQPLFSQSAAEGALPTLFAATSPTAEPGGYYGPNGFYEMKGAPALAKIMPHAKDLAAAAMLWDASATLTGVSFDEIAAAA, encoded by the coding sequence ATGACCGACTGGACCACGGCAGACATCCCCTCTCTCGCCGGCCAGACGGCCGTGGTCACGGGAGCGACGGGCGGCCTCGGTTACGAGACGGCCATGGCGCTGGCGGGCGCCGGTGCCATTGTCATACTCACCGGACGCAGCGACGCAAAGGGCCTGCGGGCGATCGAAGGCATTTGCGAGCGGTTTCCCAACGCGCTGATCGCCTACGAGCATCTCGATCTCGCCAGCCTCGCTTCCGTCGCCGATTTCGCCAAGCGCTTTGCCGCCGGCAACGAGCAGCTCGACTTCCTCGTCAACAATGCCGGCGTGATGGCGCTGCCGAAGCGACAGCAGACCGAAGATGGTTTCGAGATGCAGCTCGGCACCAACTATCTCGGCCACTACGCCCTGACGGCGCACCTGTTGCCGCAGCTTCGCCCCGCGAAGGCGCCTCGTGTCGTCAATCTCTCGAGCCTTGCGCACCGCTCCGGCGCGATCAATTTCGACGATCTGCAAGGCAAGCACGCCTATCGCGCGTGGCGCGCCTACTGCCAGTCCAAGCTGGCGATGCTGATGTTTTCCCTCGAATTGCAGCGCCGTAGCGACGCGGCCGGCTGGGGCCTGATGAGCCTTGCGGCGCATCCTGGCTTTGCGCGCACCGATCTCGTCGCGAACGGCCTGGGCGCCAACTCGCTCCAGTGGCGGGTCGGCCGGCTACTCCAGCCGCTGTTCAGTCAGTCCGCTGCCGAGGGCGCACTGCCAACGCTGTTCGCCGCGACTTCGCCCACAGCGGAGCCCGGCGGGTATTACGGTCCGAACGGATTCTACGAAATGAAGGGGGCGCCCGCGCTGGCGAAGATCATGCCGCACGCGAAGGATCTCGCTGCGGCGGCCATGCTGTGGGATGCCTCGGCGACATTGACTGGTGTATCCTTCGACGAGATCGCGGCCGCCGCATGA
- a CDS encoding Rossmann-fold NAD(P)-binding domain-containing protein, which translates to MQVIIFGATGMVGQGVLRECLIDPGIGRVLVVGRCPTGVRSAKLVEIIHDNFLDYSAIETQLTGFDACFFCLGVSSIGMSEERYRHLTHDLTLAAATTLARLNPQMVFTYVTGAGTDSTERGSRMWARIKGKTENDLLKLPFRAAYMFRPGAIQPLHGARSKTPWVQAVYTATWPLWSVLRRLSPRLVTSTEQIGRAMIHVAREGYPRKVLEMEDINSL; encoded by the coding sequence ATGCAAGTCATCATCTTCGGCGCGACCGGCATGGTCGGGCAGGGCGTTCTGCGCGAATGCCTGATCGATCCCGGCATTGGCCGTGTGCTCGTGGTCGGCCGCTGTCCGACCGGCGTGCGCAGCGCCAAGCTCGTCGAGATCATCCACGACAATTTTCTCGACTATTCGGCGATCGAAACGCAGCTGACCGGCTTCGATGCCTGCTTTTTCTGCCTCGGCGTCTCCTCGATCGGCATGAGCGAGGAGCGCTACCGGCATCTCACCCATGACCTCACGCTCGCGGCAGCCACGACGCTGGCACGGCTCAACCCACAGATGGTCTTCACCTACGTCACCGGGGCCGGCACTGATTCCACCGAGCGGGGTTCGCGGATGTGGGCGCGGATCAAGGGCAAGACCGAGAACGATCTGCTCAAGCTGCCATTCAGGGCCGCCTATATGTTCCGGCCCGGCGCGATCCAGCCGCTGCACGGCGCCCGTTCCAAGACACCTTGGGTGCAGGCGGTCTATACCGCAACCTGGCCGCTCTGGTCGGTGCTGCGTCGGCTCTCGCCGCGGCTCGTCACCTCGACGGAGCAGATCGGCCGCGCCATGATCCACGTCGCCCGGGAGGGGTATCCGCGGAAGGTGCTGGAGATGGAGGATATCAATAGCCTCTAA